The following are from one region of the Desmospora profundinema genome:
- a CDS encoding manganese efflux pump MntP has translation MEVAFILTFMLIVFAAHVDTLGVGVAYGLRKRSIPRPAIWVIGVVGGAVAGLAVAGGTWIQQWLPLYISDWVAGGILIAIGAYSWMTSRVRATRIYIQLDREWWFLAFGLSVNNLAMGLTGGLLGYHPVVFGVCIGLMSNLMLWLGAFLGKHIGLMVGHPWVFQAGGLLLILIGVFQIF, from the coding sequence ACATTTATGCTGATTGTGTTCGCTGCCCATGTCGACACGTTGGGGGTGGGGGTGGCCTATGGATTAAGGAAACGTTCCATCCCCCGCCCCGCCATATGGGTGATCGGAGTGGTCGGGGGAGCAGTTGCCGGTTTGGCGGTTGCAGGAGGAACCTGGATTCAGCAATGGCTTCCCCTCTATATTAGCGATTGGGTTGCCGGCGGGATTCTGATCGCGATCGGGGCTTATTCATGGATGACTTCCCGGGTACGGGCGACCCGGATTTATATCCAGTTAGACAGAGAATGGTGGTTTCTCGCCTTTGGTTTGTCCGTCAACAATCTTGCGATGGGGCTTACTGGCGGGTTGCTGGGCTATCACCCCGTCGTATTCGGTGTGTGCATCGGGCTGATGAGCAATCTGATGCTGTGGCTGGGCGCCTTTCTCGGCAAGCACATCGGTTTAATGGTGGGTCACCCCTGGGTTTTTCAGGCAGGTGGACTGTTACTTATTTTGATCGGGGTGTTCCAGATTTTTTAA